From the Nitrobacter hamburgensis X14 genome, one window contains:
- a CDS encoding assimilatory sulfite reductase (NADPH) flavoprotein subunit, translating to MTKLEFPGSALTTDQWAQVNQLATSLSHEQAIWISGYFAGLSHRARTGVAAADVAELAPPSQSGLLPAAAPATRLLTVLFGSETGNSKALAKTLAGKAEAKGIQTRLVDMADYKTRGLKDEQDLLVITSTHAEGDAPQTAVGFFEFLESRKAPKLPQLRYAVLALGDSTYEHYCEAGKRVDRRLEELGAQRIADRVDCDVDYEDAADGWIATVVANLAPATQTRGSVAASAAVVQSTAPATTFDKKHPFQAAVVDNIVLTGRGSSKETRHIEVSLADSGLTYQPGDALGVVPRNDPALVAAVLEKLSLSADAPVTVKQGTTSLGEALGGTFEITALTPRFLDHWADITGAAELQALRASDQKEARATFQHNHHILDVVSRFPASGIDATQFVAGLRPLQPRLYSIASSLAAAPDEAHLTVSTVRYTLHDQARAGVASGYLAARTEADATIPVYIQSNDHFHLPDDDAPILMIGAGTGVAPYRAFMQEREARGASGRSWLFFGERNFRSDFLYQVEWQDLVKSGVLSRLDLAFSRDAAPKTYVQDRLRRQGRDVYAWLEEGAYLYVCGDSAQMAPDVHAALTDIVAEHGGLDRDEAGAYLSALQRDRRYRLDVY from the coding sequence ATGACAAAATTGGAATTTCCGGGTTCAGCGCTCACGACGGATCAGTGGGCGCAGGTCAATCAACTCGCGACGTCTCTCAGCCATGAACAGGCGATCTGGATCAGCGGCTATTTCGCCGGTCTCAGCCATCGGGCACGGACTGGCGTTGCGGCGGCGGATGTCGCGGAGCTTGCGCCGCCTTCCCAGAGCGGCCTCCTCCCCGCCGCGGCGCCCGCGACGCGGCTCTTGACGGTTCTGTTCGGCAGCGAGACCGGAAACAGCAAGGCTCTGGCCAAAACGCTCGCTGGCAAAGCCGAGGCTAAAGGCATACAGACGCGTCTCGTCGATATGGCCGATTACAAGACGCGCGGCCTCAAGGACGAACAGGATCTGCTCGTCATCACCAGCACCCATGCCGAAGGCGATGCGCCGCAGACCGCTGTGGGCTTTTTCGAATTTCTGGAAAGCCGCAAGGCGCCCAAATTGCCGCAGTTGCGCTATGCGGTGCTGGCGCTGGGCGATTCGACCTACGAACATTACTGCGAGGCAGGCAAGCGGGTCGACCGGCGGCTCGAGGAGTTGGGCGCGCAGCGCATCGCCGATCGCGTCGATTGCGATGTCGATTACGAGGATGCTGCAGACGGCTGGATTGCAACGGTCGTCGCCAACCTTGCACCGGCCACACAAACGCGGGGGTCTGTCGCGGCATCCGCGGCTGTAGTGCAGAGCACTGCGCCAGCCACGACATTCGACAAGAAGCATCCGTTTCAGGCCGCAGTCGTCGACAATATCGTGCTGACCGGGCGCGGATCCTCCAAGGAGACCCGTCATATCGAGGTGTCCCTTGCGGACTCCGGGTTGACCTATCAGCCGGGCGACGCGCTCGGCGTGGTGCCGCGTAACGATCCTGCGCTCGTCGCAGCGGTGCTGGAGAAGCTGTCGCTGTCAGCCGATGCTCCGGTAACGGTGAAGCAGGGTACGACAAGCCTTGGGGAGGCACTGGGCGGGACGTTCGAGATCACGGCGCTGACGCCGCGCTTTCTCGATCACTGGGCCGATATCACGGGGGCTGCCGAATTGCAGGCGTTGCGCGCCTCCGATCAGAAGGAGGCCCGCGCAACGTTCCAGCACAACCATCATATTCTCGACGTTGTCAGCCGGTTTCCGGCGTCCGGTATCGACGCCACGCAATTCGTCGCCGGGTTGCGGCCGTTGCAGCCGCGGCTCTACTCGATCGCCTCGAGCCTTGCCGCCGCCCCGGACGAGGCGCATCTCACGGTCAGCACGGTGCGCTATACGTTGCACGACCAAGCGCGCGCCGGCGTCGCTTCCGGGTATCTCGCTGCGCGCACCGAGGCGGACGCCACGATTCCGGTCTATATCCAGTCCAACGATCACTTCCATCTGCCGGACGACGATGCGCCGATCCTGATGATCGGCGCCGGCACCGGTGTGGCACCGTACCGCGCCTTCATGCAGGAACGGGAGGCGCGCGGCGCGTCCGGCCGCTCCTGGCTGTTTTTCGGCGAGCGCAATTTCCGCAGCGACTTCCTCTATCAGGTCGAGTGGCAGGATTTGGTCAAGAGCGGCGTCTTGAGCCGGCTCGATCTCGCCTTCTCGCGCGACGCCGCGCCGAAGACCTATGTGCAGGATCGCCTGCGCCGCCAGGGCCGCGATGTCTATGCGTGGCTCGAGGAGGGCGCGTATCTCTACGTCTGCGGCGACAGCGCGCAGATGGCGCCTGATGTCCATGCGGCGCTCACCGATATCGTTGCCGAACACGGCGGCCTCGATCGCGACGAGGCGGGTGCTTATCTCTCGGCGCTGCAGCGCGATCGCCGCTACCGGCTTGATGTCTATTGA
- a CDS encoding NADPH-dependent assimilatory sulfite reductase hemoprotein subunit, producing MNVKTEPDRSRDVSQPLDKLGPDETLKANSDYLRGTIKQSLADEITAAVTANDAKLMKFFGIYQQDDRDIRDERRRQKLEAAFSFMVRVRLPGGVCSPSQWLKLDALGRAYGGDTLRLTTRQTFQLHRIMKHNMRAVIQGLRDVLLDTRAACGDDTRGVMCTVNPDLSKLHAEVYALAKQASDHAVHRTGAYQEIWYEAERQDTDGPEEPFYGRTYMPRKFKIGFAIPPSNDIDVYGQDLGFIAIARRGKLKGFNVAIGGGLGRTDQSPKTYPRLATVIGYIDADKLFPTIDAVMSVQRDYGDRLDRLHARFKYTIDEKGLDWIKAEAERRLGFALEPAQPYTFTSNGDPLGWVKGEDGREHCTLFIQNGRVINTPDHPMMDGLRAIAQVHKGMFRITPNQNLIISDIAPEDRPAIAALMKQYGLDQFETRSGLRLNSMACVALPTCGLAMAESERYLPDLVTKIEAILNVHGLKDDPITIRMTGCPNGCSRPYIAEIGLTGRAPGKYNLYLGGGFHGERLNKMYLENVGEGAILEALDKTLGHYARDRKPGEHFGDFAIRAGYVVEVKEGRFFND from the coding sequence ATGAATGTGAAGACCGAGCCCGATCGCAGCCGCGATGTTTCCCAACCCCTCGACAAGCTCGGGCCGGACGAAACGTTGAAGGCCAACAGCGACTATCTGCGCGGCACGATCAAACAGAGTCTGGCCGACGAGATCACCGCGGCGGTGACGGCCAACGACGCCAAGCTGATGAAGTTCTTCGGCATCTATCAGCAGGACGATCGCGACATCCGCGACGAGCGGCGGCGGCAGAAACTCGAGGCTGCCTTCTCCTTCATGGTGCGCGTACGCCTGCCGGGCGGGGTTTGCAGCCCGAGCCAGTGGTTGAAGCTCGATGCTCTGGGACGGGCTTATGGCGGCGATACGCTGCGGCTGACGACGCGGCAGACCTTTCAGCTTCATCGCATTATGAAGCATAACATGCGCGCCGTGATCCAGGGATTGCGCGACGTCCTGCTCGACACCAGGGCCGCCTGCGGCGACGATACCCGTGGCGTGATGTGCACGGTCAATCCCGATCTGTCGAAACTGCACGCCGAGGTCTATGCGCTTGCCAAGCAGGCGAGCGACCACGCCGTTCACAGGACGGGCGCCTACCAGGAAATCTGGTACGAGGCCGAGCGTCAGGACACGGATGGCCCCGAGGAGCCGTTCTACGGGCGCACCTACATGCCCCGGAAATTCAAGATCGGATTCGCGATCCCGCCGAGCAACGATATCGACGTCTACGGCCAGGATCTCGGCTTCATCGCCATTGCGCGCCGCGGCAAGCTGAAGGGCTTCAACGTCGCCATCGGAGGCGGCCTCGGCCGGACCGATCAGTCGCCGAAGACCTATCCGCGCCTCGCCACCGTGATCGGCTACATCGACGCCGACAAGCTGTTTCCGACCATCGACGCGGTGATGTCGGTCCAGCGCGATTACGGCGACCGTCTCGACCGTCTGCACGCAAGGTTCAAATACACCATCGACGAAAAGGGGCTCGACTGGATCAAGGCGGAGGCCGAGCGCCGCCTCGGCTTCGCGCTCGAACCTGCGCAGCCCTATACGTTCACCTCGAACGGCGATCCGCTTGGCTGGGTCAAGGGCGAGGACGGCCGCGAGCATTGCACCCTGTTTATCCAGAACGGCCGCGTCATCAATACGCCGGACCATCCGATGATGGATGGCTTGCGCGCCATTGCGCAGGTCCACAAGGGCATGTTCCGCATCACGCCGAACCAGAACCTGATTATCTCCGACATCGCTCCCGAGGATCGGCCGGCTATCGCAGCGTTGATGAAGCAATACGGCCTCGACCAGTTCGAGACCCGCAGCGGCTTGCGCCTCAACTCGATGGCCTGCGTCGCACTGCCGACCTGCGGTCTGGCGATGGCCGAAAGCGAGCGCTATCTGCCCGATCTTGTTACCAAGATCGAAGCCATCCTCAACGTCCACGGACTCAAGGACGATCCGATCACCATCCGCATGACCGGCTGCCCGAATGGCTGCTCGCGGCCCTATATCGCCGAGATCGGCCTGACCGGGCGGGCTCCGGGCAAGTACAATCTCTATCTCGGCGGCGGCTTCCACGGCGAGCGGCTCAACAAGATGTATCTTGAGAATGTCGGCGAGGGCGCGATCCTCGAAGCGCTCGACAAGACGCTCGGTCACTATGCCCGCGACCGCAAGCCCGGCGAACACTTCGGCGACTTTGCCATTCGCGCAGGTTATGTCGTCGAGGTGAAGGAGGGGCGGTTTTTTAACGACTAG
- the metB gene encoding cystathionine gamma-synthase has translation MSEPTNLKTVAAANGIATEDHFGAVTPPICLSSTFTWPSFGRSGPHEYTRTSNPTRTLLADTLAKLEGGAGAVVVSSGMAAIDLVLSQLSRDDIVMVPHDCYGGTHRLLLNRRDRGHFRVAFVDQNDHAALISAFQDKPRLVLIETPSNPLMRIVDIRAIVAQARAVGAKVAVDNTFLSPALQRPIALGADFVIHSTTKYLNGHSDMVGGAVIAADATDAEALATWANIVGVTGAPFDSYLALRGIRTLFPRMEWQQRNAQAVAEFLVKHPLVAACHYPGLPTHPGHAVAKAQQSGFGAMLSFELKGGGAEAGRFVEAVRLFSLAESLGGTESLVAHPATMTHASMSEEARKAAGITSGLIRLSIGLEDTADLIADLERALAATDGSACPHANV, from the coding sequence ATGTCCGAACCCACGAATCTGAAAACGGTCGCGGCCGCCAACGGCATCGCGACGGAGGATCATTTCGGAGCGGTGACGCCGCCGATCTGTCTGTCGAGCACTTTCACCTGGCCCAGTTTTGGACGCAGCGGTCCGCACGAATACACCCGTACCAGCAACCCTACCCGGACGTTGCTGGCCGATACCCTTGCCAAGCTCGAGGGCGGCGCGGGCGCGGTGGTGGTGTCCTCGGGCATGGCCGCGATCGATCTCGTGCTGTCGCAACTGTCACGCGACGACATTGTGATGGTGCCGCATGACTGTTACGGCGGCACCCACCGCCTGCTGTTGAACCGCCGCGACCGCGGCCACTTCAGGGTTGCTTTTGTCGATCAGAACGACCATGCGGCGCTGATTTCGGCATTCCAGGACAAGCCCAGGCTCGTCCTGATCGAGACCCCGAGCAACCCTCTGATGCGCATCGTCGACATCCGGGCGATCGTCGCGCAGGCGAGAGCGGTCGGCGCCAAGGTCGCCGTCGACAATACGTTCCTGTCGCCCGCGTTGCAGCGACCGATCGCGCTCGGCGCCGATTTCGTCATTCACTCGACGACGAAATATCTCAACGGCCACTCGGACATGGTCGGCGGCGCAGTGATCGCGGCCGATGCCACTGATGCCGAGGCGCTGGCGACCTGGGCCAATATCGTTGGCGTCACGGGGGCGCCGTTCGATTCCTATCTGGCCCTTCGCGGTATCCGCACGCTGTTTCCGCGCATGGAGTGGCAGCAGCGCAATGCGCAAGCGGTCGCCGAGTTTCTCGTCAAGCATCCCCTTGTTGCCGCGTGCCACTATCCGGGGCTGCCCACGCATCCAGGCCATGCCGTCGCCAAGGCCCAGCAATCCGGCTTTGGTGCGATGCTCAGCTTCGAGTTGAAAGGAGGCGGCGCGGAGGCCGGCCGCTTCGTCGAGGCCGTGCGGCTTTTCAGTCTCGCGGAGTCGCTCGGCGGCACCGAGAGCCTGGTGGCTCATCCCGCGACCATGACCCATGCCAGCATGTCGGAGGAAGCACGCAAGGCCGCCGGCATAACGAGCGGCCTCATACGGCTTTCAATCGGCCTGGAGGATACCGCCGACTTGATCGCCGATCTGGAACGGGCTCTTGCTGCGACCGATGGATCGGCTTGTCCACACGCGAACGTCTGA
- a CDS encoding BA14K family protein produces MMRSKILLGALLAGSVAFTLSVPATSAPLMGQSDMSKAAPSSIETVQYYGHGHRHYGHGHHHHGGGGAGALIGGLAAGAIIGGAIAAGQANAAAQQNAAYCSRRYRSYDPASGTYLNNDGYRYPCP; encoded by the coding sequence ATGATGCGATCGAAGATTCTGTTGGGAGCACTGCTCGCCGGTTCCGTAGCGTTCACATTGTCCGTGCCGGCAACCTCAGCGCCGCTCATGGGTCAATCCGATATGAGCAAGGCCGCACCATCCTCGATCGAGACCGTGCAGTATTATGGGCACGGACACAGGCATTATGGCCACGGTCATCATCATCATGGGGGCGGCGGCGCCGGCGCATTGATCGGCGGCCTGGCGGCCGGCGCCATTATCGGCGGCGCGATTGCCGCCGGTCAGGCCAATGCTGCCGCGCAACAGAATGCGGCCTATTGCTCGCGGCGCTACCGCTCCTACGACCCGGCATCCGGAACTTATCTCAACAACGACGGCTACCGTTACCCCTGCCCGTAA
- a CDS encoding ATP-dependent DNA helicase, with translation MTSFTPHQDTALKAVADWLKAKPGKNSTPPVFRLFGYAGTGKTTLARHIADGVDGEVKFAAFTGKAALVMRNKGCDGASTIHSLIYRARESGEEQPSFELWDDAPASKAKLIVIDECSMVDAELGRDLMSFDCPLLVLGDPAQLPPIQGAGFFTNAEPDAMLTEVHRQAQDDPIVRMSMDVREGRDLDIGRYGESEVVARSELDPTRVMDADQVLVGRNNTRRSYNMRFRQRQNIEDPLPVAGDKLVCLRNNRKKALFNGGLWRVKSRAASKSKIITMRLSPDEEFAHKVTKVSVRQDCFAGGIEDIPWEQRKPYDEFDYGYVLTVHKSQGSQWDDVVLFDESFAFQDSRARWLYTGITRAAKRLSIVV, from the coding sequence ATGACCTCCTTCACGCCGCATCAGGATACAGCGCTGAAAGCCGTCGCCGACTGGCTGAAAGCCAAACCCGGCAAAAACAGCACGCCGCCGGTGTTCCGCCTGTTCGGCTATGCCGGCACCGGCAAGACCACGCTGGCGCGCCATATCGCCGATGGCGTCGACGGCGAGGTCAAATTCGCGGCCTTCACCGGTAAGGCCGCGCTGGTGATGCGCAACAAGGGCTGCGACGGTGCGTCGACCATTCACTCGCTGATCTATCGCGCCCGTGAATCCGGCGAGGAGCAACCGAGTTTCGAACTGTGGGACGATGCGCCCGCTTCCAAGGCCAAGCTCATCGTCATCGATGAATGCTCCATGGTGGACGCGGAACTCGGTCGCGATCTGATGTCGTTCGACTGTCCGCTGCTGGTGCTGGGCGATCCCGCACAACTGCCGCCGATTCAAGGTGCCGGCTTCTTCACCAATGCGGAGCCGGATGCGATGCTGACCGAGGTTCATCGTCAAGCCCAGGACGATCCGATCGTGCGGATGTCGATGGACGTGCGTGAGGGCCGCGATCTCGACATCGGACGCTATGGCGAAAGCGAAGTGGTCGCGCGCAGCGAACTCGATCCGACGCGCGTGATGGATGCCGATCAGGTGCTGGTCGGGCGCAACAACACACGCCGTTCCTACAACATGCGATTCCGGCAACGGCAAAACATCGAGGATCCGCTGCCGGTGGCCGGCGACAAGCTGGTCTGCCTGCGCAACAACCGCAAGAAGGCGCTGTTCAACGGCGGCCTGTGGCGCGTGAAGTCCCGTGCAGCCTCGAAATCGAAGATCATCACGATGCGACTGTCGCCCGACGAGGAATTCGCGCACAAGGTGACGAAAGTCTCGGTGCGGCAAGACTGCTTCGCCGGCGGCATCGAGGACATTCCGTGGGAGCAGCGCAAACCCTACGACGAGTTCGACTACGGCTATGTCCTGACGGTGCACAAGTCGCAGGGCTCGCAATGGGACGACGTCGTGCTGTTCGATGAAAGCTTCGCTTTTCAGGACAGCCGCGCGCGCTGGCTCTATACCGGCATCACCCGCGCCGCGAAGCGGCTGAGCATCGTGGTGTAG
- a CDS encoding sigma-54-dependent transcriptional regulator FlbD, translating into MRLLIVGTLKGQLTTATKIAMDNGASVTHATGNEQAMAVLRGGKGADLLLVDVGLDIRDLVMRLEAEHIHVPIVACGITSDARAAVAAIHAGAKEYIPLPPDPELIAAVLAAVANDSRDLIYRDEAMGKVIKLAQQIACSDASIMITGESGTGKEVLARYVHTRSNRARRPFISINCAAIPEHLLESELFGHEKGAFTGAVARRIGKFEEATGGTLLLDEISEMDVRLQSKLLRAIQERVIDRVGGNRPVPVDIRIIATSNRNLADAVREGTFREDLLFRLNVVNLKIPPLRERPADILELAQHFAKKYAEANGVPVRPVSADARRVLTTNRWQGNVRELENTIHRAVLMASGDEIGADAILTPDGDRLDLAKTAPVVAHATLAAEQVTRALVGRTVADVERDLILETLKHCLGNRTHAANILGISIRTLRNKLNEYADGGIPITPAGNGDHRAVVATA; encoded by the coding sequence ATGCGGCTTCTCATCGTTGGCACACTGAAGGGCCAGCTCACGACCGCCACCAAGATCGCCATGGACAATGGCGCCTCCGTCACCCACGCAACCGGCAACGAACAAGCCATGGCCGTGCTGCGCGGCGGCAAGGGCGCCGATCTCCTTCTGGTGGATGTCGGTCTCGATATCCGCGACCTCGTGATGCGGCTCGAGGCGGAACACATTCACGTCCCGATCGTCGCCTGCGGCATCACCAGCGACGCGCGCGCCGCTGTCGCTGCGATCCATGCCGGCGCCAAGGAATACATCCCGCTGCCGCCAGATCCGGAGCTGATCGCCGCGGTGCTCGCCGCCGTGGCGAACGATTCCCGCGATCTCATCTACCGCGACGAAGCCATGGGCAAAGTCATCAAGCTGGCGCAGCAGATCGCGTGCTCCGACGCCTCGATCATGATCACCGGCGAATCCGGCACCGGCAAGGAGGTGCTGGCGCGCTACGTGCACACCCGCTCCAACCGCGCCAGGCGGCCGTTCATCTCGATCAATTGCGCCGCGATCCCGGAGCATCTGCTGGAATCCGAACTGTTCGGTCATGAGAAGGGCGCGTTCACCGGGGCGGTCGCGCGCCGCATCGGTAAATTCGAGGAAGCCACCGGCGGCACGCTGTTGCTCGACGAAATTTCCGAAATGGACGTGCGGCTGCAATCGAAGCTGCTGCGCGCCATCCAGGAACGCGTGATCGACCGGGTCGGCGGCAACCGGCCGGTGCCGGTCGATATCCGCATCATCGCCACCTCGAACCGCAACCTTGCGGACGCCGTGCGCGAGGGCACCTTCCGCGAGGACCTGCTGTTCCGCCTCAACGTCGTCAACCTGAAGATTCCGCCGCTGCGCGAGCGTCCGGCCGACATCCTCGAATTGGCGCAGCATTTCGCGAAGAAGTATGCCGAGGCCAACGGCGTGCCGGTGCGTCCGGTTTCGGCGGACGCGCGGCGCGTGCTGACGACCAACCGCTGGCAAGGCAACGTCCGCGAGCTTGAGAACACCATTCATCGCGCGGTGCTGATGGCGAGCGGCGACGAGATCGGCGCCGACGCGATTCTGACGCCGGACGGCGACCGCCTTGATCTCGCGAAGACGGCACCCGTCGTCGCCCACGCCACGCTCGCCGCCGAGCAAGTGACGCGCGCGCTGGTCGGCCGCACCGTGGCCGACGTCGAGCGCGACCTGATCCTCGAAACGCTGAAACATTGTCTCGGCAACCGCACCCATGCCGCCAACATTCTCGGCATCTCGATCCGGACGCTGCGCAACAAGCTCAACGAATATGCCGATGGCGGCATCCCGATCACGCCCGCCGGCAACGGCGATCATCGCGCGGTCGTGGCAACGGCCTGA
- the fliN gene encoding flagellar motor switch protein FliN gives MSDNDTQVPLPDLNAADTPAIDDIGYSEDEQVSRIASDLEAVFDVPVQVSAVLGRSKMDVGALLKLGPGSVLELDRRVGEAIDIYVNNRLVARGEVVLVEDKLGVTMTEIIKAEKA, from the coding sequence ATGAGCGATAACGACACTCAGGTGCCGCTTCCCGACCTCAACGCCGCCGATACGCCGGCGATCGATGACATTGGATACAGCGAGGACGAACAGGTCTCGCGAATCGCGTCCGACCTCGAGGCGGTGTTCGACGTTCCGGTCCAGGTGTCCGCCGTGCTCGGCCGCTCCAAGATGGACGTCGGCGCGCTGCTCAAGCTCGGGCCCGGCAGCGTTCTGGAACTCGACCGGCGCGTCGGTGAGGCCATCGATATCTACGTCAACAACCGGCTGGTAGCGCGGGGCGAGGTCGTTCTCGTGGAGGACAAGCTCGGCGTCACCATGACCGAAATCATCAAGGCCGAGAAAGCCTGA
- a CDS encoding FliH/SctL family protein, which yields MGAPAKFLFDTDFSVPHKSRERAPTAVEIAQQIAAAEAKAYQNGFDAAQREARVQSDRRMALAIEAIAIGIKEIAGRFAGVETRMETEAVDVAVAVARKLCSELIAAEPLAEITALVCDSFRHLVSAPHLVVRINDQLYDAARGQIERMASQSGFAGQLVILAEPDIETGDCRIEWADGGIVLERSAADARIDELVRGYITSRKSNGNA from the coding sequence ATGGGCGCTCCGGCAAAATTCCTGTTCGATACGGACTTCTCGGTTCCGCATAAATCCAGGGAGCGCGCGCCGACGGCTGTGGAGATCGCGCAGCAGATCGCGGCCGCGGAAGCCAAGGCCTATCAGAACGGGTTCGACGCTGCACAGCGCGAAGCCAGGGTGCAGAGCGACCGCCGCATGGCGCTGGCGATCGAGGCCATCGCCATCGGCATCAAGGAGATCGCCGGACGCTTCGCGGGCGTCGAAACGCGGATGGAGACCGAGGCGGTCGATGTCGCCGTCGCGGTCGCGCGCAAGCTGTGCAGCGAGCTGATCGCGGCCGAGCCCTTGGCGGAAATCACCGCGCTGGTTTGCGACAGCTTCCGCCATCTGGTGTCGGCGCCGCATCTCGTGGTGCGGATCAACGATCAGCTCTACGACGCGGCGCGCGGGCAAATCGAACGCATGGCCAGCCAAAGCGGGTTCGCCGGGCAGCTCGTCATCCTCGCGGAGCCCGATATCGAGACCGGCGACTGCAGGATCGAATGGGCCGACGGAGGGATCGTTCTGGAACGCTCGGCCGCCGACGCCAGGATCGACGAACTGGTGCGCGGTTACATAACGTCACGCAAATCGAACGGCAACGCCTGA
- the fliG gene encoding flagellar motor switch protein FliG, whose protein sequence is MAVPQTTTANANDIASVVASLASRQSNRPKSKPMSGPKRAAVMMLALGEQYGGKVWSMLDDDEVRDLSLAMSTLGTVEADVVEDLLLEFVSRMSASGALMGNFDATERLLTQYLPAERVSGIMDEIRGPAGRNMWEKLSNVQEEVLANYLKNEYPQTIAVVLSKLKPEHAARVLAILPEDMALDVVGRMLKMEAVQKEVIERVEQTLRSEFMSNLSQTRRRDAHEVMAEIFNNFDRQTETRFITSLEEENRESAERIKALMFTFDDLVKLDAGSAQTLMRHVDKDKLGIALKSANEEVRAFFMGNMSTRAAKMLMDDMAALGPVRLRDVDEAQALLVNLAKDLAAKGEIMLSKNRADDELVY, encoded by the coding sequence ATGGCCGTACCGCAAACCACCACCGCAAACGCCAACGACATCGCCAGCGTCGTCGCCTCGCTCGCGAGTCGTCAGAGCAACCGTCCGAAGTCCAAGCCGATGAGCGGGCCGAAACGGGCGGCCGTGATGATGCTGGCGCTGGGCGAGCAGTACGGCGGCAAGGTCTGGTCCATGCTGGACGACGACGAGGTGCGCGATCTGTCGCTGGCGATGTCCACCCTCGGCACGGTCGAGGCCGATGTGGTCGAGGATCTGCTGCTCGAATTCGTCTCGCGGATGTCGGCGTCCGGCGCGCTGATGGGCAACTTCGACGCGACCGAGCGGCTGCTGACCCAGTATCTCCCCGCCGAGCGGGTGAGCGGAATCATGGATGAAATCCGGGGACCCGCGGGCCGCAACATGTGGGAAAAACTGTCCAACGTTCAGGAGGAGGTTCTCGCGAACTACCTCAAGAACGAATATCCGCAGACCATCGCGGTCGTGCTGTCGAAGTTGAAACCCGAACATGCCGCGCGGGTGCTCGCCATCCTGCCCGAGGACATGGCGCTCGACGTTGTCGGCCGGATGCTCAAGATGGAAGCGGTGCAGAAGGAAGTCATCGAGCGCGTCGAGCAGACGCTGCGCAGCGAATTCATGTCCAACCTGTCGCAGACCCGCCGCCGCGACGCCCACGAAGTGATGGCGGAAATCTTCAACAATTTCGACCGCCAGACCGAAACCCGTTTCATAACCTCGCTGGAGGAAGAAAACCGGGAATCCGCCGAGCGCATCAAGGCGCTGATGTTCACGTTCGACGACCTGGTGAAGCTCGACGCAGGCTCGGCGCAGACGCTGATGCGCCACGTCGACAAGGACAAGCTCGGCATCGCGCTGAAGAGCGCCAACGAGGAGGTTCGCGCTTTCTTCATGGGCAACATGTCGACCCGCGCCGCGAAGATGCTGATGGACGACATGGCGGCGCTCGGGCCGGTCCGGCTGCGCGACGTCGACGAGGCGCAGGCGCTGCTGGTCAATCTCGCCAAGGACCTCGCTGCCAAGGGCGAAATCATGCTGTCGAAAAACCGCGCCGACGACGAGCTGGTGTATTGA